In Planctomicrobium piriforme, the following proteins share a genomic window:
- a CDS encoding hypervirulence associated TUDOR domain-containing protein, protein MTSFTGETAVASAFDKGSKVKWKWGNGWGHGKIAEVFYNRISRSIKGTAVTRLATPDEPAYLIDDDDGGRVLKSHSELTLE, encoded by the coding sequence ATGACTTCGTTCACAGGGGAAACGGCCGTGGCTTCCGCGTTCGACAAGGGCAGCAAGGTCAAATGGAAATGGGGAAACGGCTGGGGACACGGCAAAATTGCTGAGGTCTTCTACAATCGCATCTCCCGTTCGATTAAGGGGACCGCTGTCACCCGTCTGGCTACTCCGGACGAGCCCGCCTATCTCATCGATGACGACGACGGCGGCCGCGTTCTCAAATCCCACAGCGAGTTGACACTCGAATAA